The sequence below is a genomic window from Candidatus Bathyarchaeia archaeon.
CTTTGAGAACCTTGAGAGCTTTATTGCCTCCTCCTCGCCAACATCTACAAAGTATGCTTCTACTCCTCTGCCTACAGCCCGCCTATAAAGGTCGAGGTCAGAGGTTAGGAGTATTCGCCCATCTTCCTTTGCTGTATTAATGAGAGTCTCATCTGTAGTGTCAGGTTCATAGACTACGTCGTAACCTAGTAACCGAAGCCACCTGGTAAACCTGCCTAACATCCCGTCAGCCAAGAACTTCATACAAACCCACCTGGTGTATGTAGAGTTCCACCTTTCAATATGCTCCCGACACCCCCCTTGCCTAGGATAGCCCCATCCTCCATGACTAGTTTCCCAGCGACGTAGGTCCTGACTGCCTTACCTTCTGCCTTCCAACCTTCGAAAGGTGAGAACTTGGCCTTGGAGTAGAAGCTCGCCGTGTCGATTTTATGTTCTCTAGTGGTGTCGATGGCTGTTAAGTCGGCGTCATAGCCTTGCCAAATTTTACCTTTCCGCTCCAGCTTGAATATTTCTGCTGGTCTCTGAGCAAGTGTCCTTACGAGATCAGCTAATGTGAATTCTCCTTGCCTAATCTTTGTGAGGAGGAGGGGTAGCGTCGTCTCAAGTCCGGGGATGCCTGGTGAGATCTCCCAGATGTCGGGGTGGTTTTTATCCTCCAGAGTGTGTGGTGCATGGTCGGAGACTAATATGTCGACGGATCCAGATTGCAAAGCCCTCCAGAGACCTTGCGCCTCTTCTGTGTTTCTCACAGGAGGCGCCGTCAAAGCGAAGCCTCGAAGCCTTTTGAGGGTAGCGTCAGTTAGGAAAAGATGGTGTGGCGTTACCTCACAAGTGACTTTGAATCCTCTCACTCGCGCATCCATGACCAACTCAAGGGATGACGTCGAGCTTACATGGCATATGTGCACTCGAACTCTCCTACTTATGGATCTTAGGATATGAGTTACAGCTTTAACCTCGGCCTCAACGCTGTGAGCTGCTAGATAATCCTCAGGGTTTCGCCTGCCCTCCGCCTTCAGCCTCTCCTCCATAGATTTAACCGTCGCCTTGTCCTCTGCGTGAAAAGCGACCACTTTACCAAGCCGTGTAGCCTCAGAGGCTACCGCTGATAGGACTTCTCCGCTACTCAGGTCAAGCTTTGACCAATCCTTATGCAGGTGGCCTTTAAAGGCAATAGCCCCTTCAACTGCCAAATCGGTCATCAACCTAAGATCAGCGGGGAATGAGGCGTAGAATCCGACGTTTACAATTATCTTGCTACTGGCGGTCGCCATCTTCTCCTTGAGATGTTCCCTCGAATCAGTCATCGGTTTGGTGTTTGGCATATCCAGAACTGTTGTGAAGCCTCCTGCTGCCGCTGCACAAGTTCCAGTGTGGAAGTCTTCCTTAAAGGCAAGTTCAAGGTCTCTAAGGTGGACGTGAGCGTCTATAAGTCCTGGAAGCAGCACCAAACCATTAAGGTTCTCAACTCGTGAACTTTCCGGCAGGTGTGCCTCCTTCCCAACCTTCACTATTCTGCCTTCATCGATGGAGACGCCCCCATCGAAGAGCCCCCAAGGGAGGTAGACCTTCGCGCCTAGAAGGTTTAAGTCCACCACCAATAGATATCCCCACGCCCTACATAGTTAGGCTTCGATTGAAACGTGACCATACGAGTCTCACGAAAGGAGCCCGGTACCCTAACCTTAGGTTACTGATATATAACAAAATTATAACAATTATAACTATTCATTAGTCTATCTTTGAGTATGGAGCGGTGTGCTACAATGGGCAAGAAAATACGTACTGCGGTTGTAGGTGTAGGAAACTGTTGCTCTGCGTTCACACAAGCGGTTCACTATTACGCCCTTGCAGGTAACTCACTTGAGGGTATACCAAACCCCGACATAAGAGGATATAAGCTTGGTGACATAGAGCTGGTCGCTGCCTTCGACATTGACAAACGAAAGGTAGGCAGAGATTTGAGCGAGGCAATCTTCGCAGCGCCTAATAATTACGATAAAGTCTGCGAGGTTCCATATGCAGGTGTCAGAGTGGTGAAGGGGCCTGTATTAGATGGTGCCACTGGTATGTTGGCTGGTGCGATACTCCTCTCTGATGAGCCCGAGGCCGACGTGGTGAGCGTTTTAAAGGAAAGCCGCACGGAAGTTCTGGTCAACCTCCTGCCTGCTGGAGCCGAGGAAGCCTCGAGGTTCTACGCTGAAGCGTCCCTAAAGGCTGGGTGTGGGTTCATAAATGCGACCCCCACAGCGATAGCCTGTGATCCTCGATATGCAAGAAGATTCGAAGAGGCTGGTCTCCCACTCGTTGGTGACGACCTCATGAGCCAGATAGGCGGGACTGTACTCCATAAGAAGCTCCTTGAGTTCTTAGTGGAGAGGGGTGTAAAGGTCATGCACACCTACCAGTTGGATGTGGGAGGTAGCCTCGAGACCTATAACACCTTGGAACCGTCGAGAAGGGCTTTAAAGAGGGCAGTAAAGACGGATGCCATTGAGAGTATACTGCCCTACAACGCTGAGATCGTCGCAGGAACAACCGACTATGTTGACTTCCTCAAGAATTCACGTGTAAGCTACTACTGGATCGAAGGTAGATATTTTTTGGGCGCACCCTTCGAGATTGATATATACCTCCGTACCGCTGACGCCCCTAACTGCTGTTCAGTGCTCTTCGACTCTATAAGGGGGGTTAAAGTAGCTCTCGAGAGGAGGATAGGCGGTCCGCTCATAAGCCTCTGCGCCTACGGCTATAAGCGCGCGCCTGTCAAAGGCAAAACCGATGAGGCGCTAAGGTGGTTTCGCGAGTTTATAGAAGGTAAGAGAGAAAGGTGAGATGAGGAGAATTAAGTCGTCGTCCCCTCCTTACCCCATTGCTTATCAAGAAAAGTCTTAACATCTGCAGAGTCCTTGGGGCCCACTAGGACATCCCAGTTGGTTGCATCTTCGATGTCCCCCTTCAGCCTAGCGGCGAGGCCTGGGATCAGAAGTCTTCGATGCCTAATCTTTCCTTCCACATTGCTAGTCTTCAACATCTCAGCTATCTTCTCAGCTGTGAACTGCCTCCCAGCCACTGCGACCTCCACCCCCAAACCTCCGGTATCTATCACAATAAGGTGACAGTTCACTCCGGATGACTGGAGGTCAGACTCGACTGTGAAGTAGGTTAGAGCGAAGTTTGCGGTTACCAAAAGTGGGGCATTCCAGTCAGGCTTACCGATCTCCCTTAACCCTGGGGAGACAGCCACAGGCTTCCTAGGGTCGGTGTAGATGTTCTCCCGGAGCGTGAGGAGTGGAAGTAGCCCCCACGTCTCGAGAGTGTGGAGGATCTCGAGATCTGCATACTTGACTATTAATGCGGAAGCCAAAGTAAACTCCTTGAAGGCAGTCATCGTAGGGTCGCTTTCAGGTTTGAGCCATGTTGCCGCCGGGACGCTAAGCAGGGGGAACCCGAAGTCTGGATCCCCCCTCTCGATGGCAGCCCTCCTTATGGCTATATACCTGCTCAGTGTCTCTTGGAAGCCTCCATCCGGGTTCACCCCGGGGTCAAGAACTAGTTCCTGGAGGCCCATTTCCCTTAAACCCCGTACCACCGATTTGAGGGTGTTCAGATCGTAGGGAGCCACGACTGCTACTGGAGCATCATATTGGAGGGCAAGTTTACCTACCTCCCGCCAGTTCTCCTCTGTGGCTGCGTATATTAAAGGTCGTCTCTTCCCAGCCACCTTTAATGCTCCATCCAAGGCGTCGGGGTTAAAAGAGCAGAGGATTAAGGGCATATCTGTGGCTTTCGTAATCTTCTCAACAACCTCTCCGTAGTGGGTTGGATCGTTGGAAACGGACCTTACAGCTATCAGGTCAAGACCTATGGGATGTGCAAGTCTTGTCACCTGGAAGCTCTCTATCTCCTTAACTCTCTTGATGAGTTGATCTTCTGTCATAAGGTCGTGAACAGTCACAGCTAGAGCAGTCTTGTTGAAAAAAGCTAGTTCGTGGCGGTATAATACTTCCTCGCCACCTATCTTAACGGCTTTATCTCCAACACCGATCACAACCTCCCTCACAGGTGGGGCGAGAAGTTTCTTCAAACTGTTAAGCTTCTCTTTATTCTGTTCCTCAAAGAGGGGTGGGCAGTCTTGAATTTTAACTGAACGCTCCAGGAGCTTAGCTGCGAACGCCATGCAGGTAGCTTCCCCACATTTTCTACAATTAGTCTGGGGTAGCAAATTATAGACGTCAATTGTGCCAATCCGCTTAGGCATATACGTCGCCCTCCCATACCTTAGCCTTTCATGGAGACCCATTCCTTGTAGGGGAGTGGTTCTGTCTGTTTGAGGCTCATCATCGAGTCAATTATAGTGTTAAGGGTCTTGTAAGACAGGGGATGCATGAGTAAGATCAGATCTGCCCCGGCTAGAAGCATCGTGAGAGCGGTTACCGTCTCCCAGAGAGGTCCTCTGAGTTCGACGGGTCCCAGTTCAGGTTTCTTCTTATAGGACTCTCTAGCTCCCCAAGCGTTGGTTGAGCCTGACATAATTGGCATGTTACAGTCTTTATCGCCATTCAGGGCTGCTAGCCTTAGCCTCTCGAAGACGGTGAAACCATACTCTAAGCCATAGCCTAGGGCGCCAGTGTTTGGGTCCATCACTATGTCTTCCCTAGACAATCCAACTTCAGGGTCAAGTAGCTTCTTGTTGAGCTGCTTCGCGTTGTTGACATCCATCGCGGAGAAGGCTACTACTGCGTGTCCGTGCCTCTTTACAGCCCTCCCTATCCGCTTATAATCATTGTCTAAGGTTGCGGAATTGATTAGGATTCTTTCACCCTCAGCTACCTCACAGACCTTCTCGAAGACTGCTGGGTCTTTCTCTGGGTTCCCTGAGCCTCCAACCAAGATGGGCACATCCACCGCTTGGAGCACATCCTCCACGGTCTTAGCTGCCTCACTCGGGCTGCGGTCTTTGACGAAAGGGTCTGTGCTTACAAGGTGAAGTGAGACCATCCTAGCTCCCCACTTCTCCACATAGAGCTTAGCCCACTCAGCTGGATCCTCTAAAACCTCCTTCAGATTTTCTTTAACCGGTTTAGGCAAGGGGACAGGCGCGTCGAAGAGGTCCAAGGATATTACTGGACCATTGGGGAGAACCCCCTCAAAGCTGCAGAAATGCAGTACCTGCTGGCCACCTAACTTAACTGTGCTACCGCGCGTGCCCCCCTCCGACTTCGATGCTCCTATCCTCACCTCAACTATCTTTCCGGGGTACTTATGCACTGGTGGTTCGAACTCCAACCTTGGCAGCGCCGAAATCTCTTTAACACTGGGTTTTTTGGGAACTTGGGCTGGAGGTAGCCGTGTGAATGGTTGAAATATTAAATGGATCTCATTAGCCGTAATCTTCACATTTTGAAACTCCAGTTCCCTGCCAATGTATTTGCCCAGAAGTTCAGAGATAGAGATATGTGTGTTATCTTTGTCACTAAGCTGGGCTTTCTTCTTAGCTTCTCCCTCTATCATTTAGGTATTCACCCTATTTGCCGTTCGCCTTTTTGACTATAAGTTTCTCAGCCACTATGGTGACGTTCTTCAAAATTACCTTGAAACCGCCCCCAGCGACTTCCGCCGGCGCCCCGACAATCACCTGTGTGGGCACCTCTAATTCTGGAACCTTAACCGCCTCTTTAGCTTCCACTACTAGCGGTGTAACCTTCTCTTTCCACCTTTCTACCACTGGATGACTTACCTTGGTTAAGAATTCTTTCAAAGCGTCGATATTATTTGCATCCTTCTCTGTAGCAATCTTTTCAAGTTTGTTAGGTGGAATATCGTCGGGGAAATCTTTCAGTCTATCTTTCAAGATGCTCGGCATCCAAACCACACGGTCCCATCCTCCATCACGCTGGATGAACTTTCTAGAGCGTAGATAGCCGGTTGAGACCCCTATGAACCCTGGGCTTTGGACTCCTCCCCCAGTGACGTTCGCCATGGAAGAGAACGTCAACCCATTGACGCATACCTCCTTAAAGTCTCGTGGAACGATGCCCATTCCATCGACCTCAGGGATGTAGAAGACAATGGATTCGAAGCAGCCGCACACCGTGTGCGGATAATCAAATGCACTGTGAAGGAAGACTCTACTTATGGTCTGGTTTGAACGTTCATAAGCGAACTTGTTGACGCCTTCCCACTCACCTGCAATAGGGTCCAGGCATCTTCCTTTCTCAATTCTTGTGTTTGGTCCCTTAGGATCGATCTGGCAGGCAACTTTGGCGTCAAACCAGCTAGTAGCCCCGCAAGGAGAGAACCTGTCGGGGGTGATCACGCATACGTTATTGGGGGCAAAAGATTGGCAGAGAAGGCAGCTGTAAAACTCAGGGGCCTCTTCATCGGATAGAGCTCTAGCTCTATCATCCCTCTCCCTATATACCTCCTTAGCCTTGGCGAGCCCCTCTTTAACTTTCTCCTCATCCGTTAGAATGGTTACCTGTATCTTCTCTAGGAAGGGAAGTTGTGCTTTCAGCAGTTTTATGAGGATCCGCCCGTAGATTTTGAGCGAGTTGAGCCCTTTCCTGTAAGCTTTCTTGCTCACTCTAAGGAATATGGTATTCCTCTGGTTCAGGTGCATCATACCCTCTATGAAGCTGGTGCATTCATGAATACGCCG
It includes:
- a CDS encoding Mut7-C RNAse domain-containing protein, whose product is MKFLADGMLGRFTRWLRLLGYDVVYEPDTTDETLINTAKEDGRILLTSDLDLYRRAVGRGVEAYFVDVGEEEAIKLSRFSKRFGASLRVRVESSRCPTCNSLLKRVEWSAVKDKIPQETLKRYREFWTCTNGKCGKVYWQGSHWRMIDQTLKAARSYLENV
- a CDS encoding dihydroorotase family protein; its protein translation is MVDLNLLGAKVYLPWGLFDGGVSIDEGRIVKVGKEAHLPESSRVENLNGLVLLPGLIDAHVHLRDLELAFKEDFHTGTCAAAAGGFTTVLDMPNTKPMTDSREHLKEKMATASSKIIVNVGFYASFPADLRLMTDLAVEGAIAFKGHLHKDWSKLDLSSGEVLSAVASEATRLGKVVAFHAEDKATVKSMEERLKAEGRRNPEDYLAAHSVEAEVKAVTHILRSISRRVRVHICHVSSTSSLELVMDARVRGFKVTCEVTPHHLFLTDATLKRLRGFALTAPPVRNTEEAQGLWRALQSGSVDILVSDHAPHTLEDKNHPDIWEISPGIPGLETTLPLLLTKIRQGEFTLADLVRTLAQRPAEIFKLERKGKIWQGYDADLTAIDTTREHKIDTASFYSKAKFSPFEGWKAEGKAVRTYVAGKLVMEDGAILGKGGVGSILKGGTLHTPGGFV
- a CDS encoding inositol-3-phosphate synthase gives rise to the protein MGKKIRTAVVGVGNCCSAFTQAVHYYALAGNSLEGIPNPDIRGYKLGDIELVAAFDIDKRKVGRDLSEAIFAAPNNYDKVCEVPYAGVRVVKGPVLDGATGMLAGAILLSDEPEADVVSVLKESRTEVLVNLLPAGAEEASRFYAEASLKAGCGFINATPTAIACDPRYARRFEEAGLPLVGDDLMSQIGGTVLHKKLLEFLVERGVKVMHTYQLDVGGSLETYNTLEPSRRALKRAVKTDAIESILPYNAEIVAGTTDYVDFLKNSRVSYYWIEGRYFLGAPFEIDIYLRTADAPNCCSVLFDSIRGVKVALERRIGGPLISLCAYGYKRAPVKGKTDEALRWFREFIEGKRER
- the acsC gene encoding acetyl-CoA decarbonylase/synthase complex subunit gamma, with translation MGLHERLRYGRATYMPKRIGTIDVYNLLPQTNCRKCGEATCMAFAAKLLERSVKIQDCPPLFEEQNKEKLNSLKKLLAPPVREVVIGVGDKAVKIGGEEVLYRHELAFFNKTALAVTVHDLMTEDQLIKRVKEIESFQVTRLAHPIGLDLIAVRSVSNDPTHYGEVVEKITKATDMPLILCSFNPDALDGALKVAGKRRPLIYAATEENWREVGKLALQYDAPVAVVAPYDLNTLKSVVRGLREMGLQELVLDPGVNPDGGFQETLSRYIAIRRAAIERGDPDFGFPLLSVPAATWLKPESDPTMTAFKEFTLASALIVKYADLEILHTLETWGLLPLLTLRENIYTDPRKPVAVSPGLREIGKPDWNAPLLVTANFALTYFTVESDLQSSGVNCHLIVIDTGGLGVEVAVAGRQFTAEKIAEMLKTSNVEGKIRHRRLLIPGLAARLKGDIEDATNWDVLVGPKDSADVKTFLDKQWGKEGTTT
- the cdhD gene encoding CO dehydrogenase/acetyl-CoA synthase subunit delta, translating into MIEGEAKKKAQLSDKDNTHISISELLGKYIGRELEFQNVKITANEIHLIFQPFTRLPPAQVPKKPSVKEISALPRLEFEPPVHKYPGKIVEVRIGASKSEGGTRGSTVKLGGQQVLHFCSFEGVLPNGPVISLDLFDAPVPLPKPVKENLKEVLEDPAEWAKLYVEKWGARMVSLHLVSTDPFVKDRSPSEAAKTVEDVLQAVDVPILVGGSGNPEKDPAVFEKVCEVAEGERILINSATLDNDYKRIGRAVKRHGHAVVAFSAMDVNNAKQLNKKLLDPEVGLSREDIVMDPNTGALGYGLEYGFTVFERLRLAALNGDKDCNMPIMSGSTNAWGARESYKKKPELGPVELRGPLWETVTALTMLLAGADLILLMHPLSYKTLNTIIDSMMSLKQTEPLPYKEWVSMKG
- the cdhC gene encoding CO dehydrogenase/CO-methylating acetyl-CoA synthase complex subunit beta encodes the protein MTDEPITAAERDAKMFGETTALGEEHAAKLLEEAKAAEKFPVDIGIQYSGERIRAPETYVSLGGDGVPYKFELVQVKPINEVEDESVVVVGPDLQQMQEGGKYPIGILVKVAGANVEKDQEGVIERRIHECTSFIEGMMHLNQRNTIFLRVSKKAYRKGLNSLKIYGRILIKLLKAQLPFLEKIQVTILTDEEKVKEGLAKAKEVYRERDDRARALSDEEAPEFYSCLLCQSFAPNNVCVITPDRFSPCGATSWFDAKVACQIDPKGPNTRIEKGRCLDPIAGEWEGVNKFAYERSNQTISRVFLHSAFDYPHTVCGCFESIVFYIPEVDGMGIVPRDFKEVCVNGLTFSSMANVTGGGVQSPGFIGVSTGYLRSRKFIQRDGGWDRVVWMPSILKDRLKDFPDDIPPNKLEKIATEKDANNIDALKEFLTKVSHPVVERWKEKVTPLVVEAKEAVKVPELEVPTQVIVGAPAEVAGGGFKVILKNVTIVAEKLIVKKANGK